A stretch of the Mustela lutreola isolate mMusLut2 chromosome 18, mMusLut2.pri, whole genome shotgun sequence genome encodes the following:
- the LOC131820506 gene encoding translation initiation factor IF-2 — protein sequence MATAAGRGAGSVRMPTALRRPRFRPQKERRRAPGCDPGEDSASGGRRPGGTWVVGVSGRGGARPSAFRRTNRGSGPACPPLSSPHSGRSVRGRGVRGAGACAGPERARRRRWGCGLGPQGWTAVSRRGPGQGGGGLRTMEDRAQEKAAGWPDPGRESLRAPRTPHGSRSPARGRPARSRSPTGQCCGSGPHQSSAFPDPWQTALMGVGHRLSQEGTFLGQDGAPSLPAGAGQGPAGPEAGQSGPPRSTGSLARLALTHSGVQRDTHFLPERDEQFYSFDEKRQRERKHKQGEKERQREKQASCEAGSPMRGSMKDPGIMT from the exons ATGGCGACGGCGGCCGGACGCGGGGCAGGCTCAGTGCGCATGCCCACTGCCCTCCGCCGGCCGCGCTTCCGCCCCCAAAAGGAAAGGCGGCGCGCGCCGGGCTGTGACCCCGGGGAGGACTCGGCCTCCGGCGGCCGCCGTCCGGGGGGGACATGGGTCGTGGGTGTCTCGGGGCGCGGGGGCGCCCGGCCTTCGGCGTTCCGGCGGACGAACCGGGGCTCGGGACCGGCCTGCCCGCCCCTCTCCTCCCCGCACTCCGGCCGCAGTGTGCGGGGCCGGGGCGTGCGCGGGGCCGGGGCGTGCGCGGGGCCGGAGCGTGCGCGGCGGCGGCGCTGGGGCTGCGGCCTCGGCCCACAGGGGTGGACGGCTGTGTCCAGACGCGGgccggggcagggcgggggcggcCTTAGGACCATGGAGGACCGGGCCCAGGAGAAGGCCGCAGGGTGGCCAGACCCGGGCCGGGAGAGTCTCAGGGCCCCACGGACCCCGCACGGGTCCCGCAGCCCGGCTCGGGGCCGCCCCGCACGTTCCAGAAGCCCCACTGGGCAGTGCTGCGGTTCGGGGCCCCACCAGTCCTCAGCCTTTCCCGACCCCTGGCAGACAGCACTTATGGGTGTAGGTCACAGGCTCTCCCAAGAAGGGACTTTTCTGGGCCAAGATGGGGCGCCATCGCTGCCGGCGGGCGCGGGGCAGGGCCCTGCTGGACCCGAAGCTGGACAGTCAGGACCACCCCGAAGCACAGGATCTCTCGCCCGTCTTGCCCTAACACATTCCGGAGTACAACGTGACACGCATTTCCTGCCTGAAAGAGACGAGCA attttattcatttgacgaaaagagacagcgagagaggaaacacaagcaaggggagaaggagaggcagagggagaagcaggcttcctgcgaggcagggagcccaatgcggggctcgatgaaggaccctgggatcatgacctga